Within the Streptomyces sp. YIM 121038 genome, the region GCTGCTGCGGCTCCTTCACCAACAAGTGCGGGATCTGACGCCGACCATTGTGGACCGTCCCACTGACAACCCCGACCACGACCCGGGCCCACCCGCGCGCCGACCAGGCGGTCGGCGGCGTGGCGCGGGCACGCCACGGCCGCGCGGCGCCCCCGTTCCGCGCCGCGAACCGGGGCGGAGCCGGGGCGGGACCGGGCGGGGCAGAGGTAGGAACCCGGCGGCGCCGGGGCCCCGCCGCGGGCCCCGGCGCACCGCACACGCCCACGCGCGCCCCGTCGCGATCACGCCCACGGCGAACACCGACGACCCGGAGCGCGGAACGGGAACTTCGCCAGGGGTCTGCGGGCTTGCATACAGTGTCAGGACCGGCAAAAGCTATTGAGGATTCAGCGATCGAAGGGACGTACATGCCCATGGGTCACACGGCCACAGCCGCGGCAGGCTCCGGCGGTCTGGCAGCGACCGAGCACCGCCTTGCCAACGGCCTGCGCGTGGTGCTCTCCGAGGACCACCTGACCCCGGTCGCCGCGGTGTGCCTCTGGTACGACGTGGGCTCGCGCCACGAAGTCAAGGGGCGCACCGGTCTGGCTCACCTCTTCGAGCACCTGATGTTCCAGGGCTCGCAGCAGGTGCACGGCAACGGTCACTTCGAACTGGTGCAGGGTGCCGGCGGCTCGCTGAACGGCACCACCAGCTTCGAGCGCACGAACTACTTCGAGACCATGCCCGCGCACCAGCTGGAGCTCGCCCTGTGGCTGGAGGCGGACCGGATGGGCTCCCTCCTGGCGGCACTCGACGAGGAGTCCATGGAGAACCAGCGCGACGTGGTGAAGAACGAACGCCGCCAGCGCTACGACAACGTCCCCTACGGCACGGCCTTCGAGAAGCTCACCGCCCTGTCGTACCCGGAGGGCCACCCCTACCACCACACCCCGATCGGCTCCATGGCCGACCTGGACGCGGCCACCCTGGAGGACGCCCGGAACTTCTTCCGCACGTACTACGCGCCGAACAACGCGGTCCTGTCCGTGGTCGGCGACATCGACCCGGAGCAGACGCTCGCCTGGGTCGAGAAGTACTTCGGCTCCATCCCCGGGCACGACGGCAAGCAGCCGCCGCGCGACGGCTCGCTGCCCGAGCGCATCGGCGAGGAGCTGCGCGAGGTCGTCGAGGAGGACGTCCCGGCCCGCGCCCTGATGGCCGCCTACCGCCTGCCCCAGGACGGCACGCGCGCGTGCGACGCGGCCGACCTGGCCCTGACGGTGCTCGGCAGCGGCGAGTCCTCGCGGCTCTACAACCGCCTGGTGCGCCGCGACCGCACCGCGGTGACCGCCGGGTTCGGCCTGCTGCGGCTCGCCGGAGCGCCCTCCCTCGGCTGGCTCGACGTGAAGACCTCGGGCGACGTCGAGGTCCCCGTCATCGAGGCCGCCGTCGACGAGGAGCTCGCCCGGTTCGCCGAGGAGGGCCCCACTCCGGAGGAAATGGAACGGGCCCAGGCCCAGTTGGAGCGCGAGTGGCTCGACCGCCTCGGCACGGTCGCGGGCCGCGCGGACGAACTGTGCCGGTTCGCCGTCCTCTTCGGTGACCCGCAGCTCGCCCTCACCGCGGTCCAGCGCGTCCTCGACATCACGGCGGCCGAGGTCCAGGAGGTCGCCAAGGCGCGCCTGCGCCCCGACAACCGCGCGGTCCTGGTGTACGAGCCGGTGGCCGCCGCGGAGGACGCCGACGGCACGGCCGCCGCGCCCCAGCAGGAAGCCGCCGAGACCCAGCAGGAAGAGGAGGCGGCGAAGTGAGTGAGGCTGAGACGTCCGTGAAGATGCAGTTCCACCCGCAGCCCCAGGCGGGCACGGCCAAGCCCTGGGCCTTCCCGGCCCCCGAGCGCGGCGCCCTGGCCAATGGCCTGACGGTGCTGCGCTGCCACCGCCCCGGCCAGCAGCTCGTCGCCGTCGAGGTCCACCTCGACGCGCCCCTGGACGCCGAGCCGCAGGGCCTGGACGGCGTGTCCACGATCATGGCGCGGGCGTTCTCCGAAGGCACCGACAAGCACTCCGCCGAGGAGTTCGCCGCCGAGCTGGACCGCTGCGGCGCCACGCTGGACGCGCACGCCGACCACCCCGGCGTCCGGCTCTCCCTCGAAGTGCCCGTCTCCCGCCTGGCGAAGGGCCTGGGCCTGCTGGCCGACGCGCTGCGCGCGCCCGCCTTCGAGGACGGCGAGATCGAGCGCCTCGTCCGCAACCGCCTGGACGAGATCCCG harbors:
- a CDS encoding pitrilysin family protein; translated protein: MPMGHTATAAAGSGGLAATEHRLANGLRVVLSEDHLTPVAAVCLWYDVGSRHEVKGRTGLAHLFEHLMFQGSQQVHGNGHFELVQGAGGSLNGTTSFERTNYFETMPAHQLELALWLEADRMGSLLAALDEESMENQRDVVKNERRQRYDNVPYGTAFEKLTALSYPEGHPYHHTPIGSMADLDAATLEDARNFFRTYYAPNNAVLSVVGDIDPEQTLAWVEKYFGSIPGHDGKQPPRDGSLPERIGEELREVVEEDVPARALMAAYRLPQDGTRACDAADLALTVLGSGESSRLYNRLVRRDRTAVTAGFGLLRLAGAPSLGWLDVKTSGDVEVPVIEAAVDEELARFAEEGPTPEEMERAQAQLEREWLDRLGTVAGRADELCRFAVLFGDPQLALTAVQRVLDITAAEVQEVAKARLRPDNRAVLVYEPVAAAEDADGTAAAPQQEAAETQQEEEAAK